AAACAAACTATTTTTAAGCTTAGTACTAGTGTTAATGGGCTCTATCTTCTATGTAAATGTAACAAATGCAGCTACTCATACAGTTAAGACTGATGAAGAATTAGATGAAATCGCCGATCGCTATGATACAACAGTAGATATACTTTTAAAATTAAATGGTTTAACAGAAATGGAAGAAGCCGTTACCGGTTTTGTTTTACAGTTACCTGACCAAATTCAAAACAAACCTGCTGTTAAAGAGGAAAAGATAGAAATGTTAGAGGATTATGAAGTTGTCAAAACAATGACTGTTGAAGCAAGTGCCTTTACCGCGAATTGCAAAGGGTGCTCGGGTAAAACAGCTTACGGTATTGATTTACGTAAAAATCCGAACATCAAATTAATTGCTGTAGATCCAAAAATAATTCCGCTTGGCACGAAAGTTTGGGTGAAGGGCTACGGAATTGCTATTGCTGGTGATACAGGCGGGTCGATTAAAGGTGGCAAAATTGATTTATTTATGAAAACA
The sequence above is a segment of the Solibacillus sp. FSL H8-0523 genome. Coding sequences within it:
- a CDS encoding 3D domain-containing protein, with translation MFKNKLFLSLVLVLMGSIFYVNVTNAATHTVKTDEELDEIADRYDTTVDILLKLNGLTEMEEAVTGFVLQLPDQIQNKPAVKEEKIEMLEDYEVVKTMTVEASAFTANCKGCSGKTAYGIDLRKNPNIKLIAVDPKIIPLGTKVWVKGYGIAIAGDTGGSIKGGKIDLFMKTKKQAYSWGRKKVEIKILK